Proteins from a single region of Aythya fuligula isolate bAytFul2 chromosome 3, bAytFul2.pri, whole genome shotgun sequence:
- the HSP90AB1 gene encoding LOW QUALITY PROTEIN: heat shock protein HSP 90-beta (The sequence of the model RefSeq protein was modified relative to this genomic sequence to represent the inferred CDS: inserted 2 bases in 1 codon; deleted 1 base in 1 codon; substituted 1 base at 1 genomic stop codon): PSSAPFSLRELISNASDALDKIRYESLTDPSKLDSGEDLAIDLVPSPWECTLTLADTGIGMIEADLINSLGIITKSGTKAFVEALQAGADMSMAGQFGVGFYSAYXEEVVVITKHDNDEQDNAWESSAGGSFTVRSDHGEPIGXGTKVNLYLKEDQAEYLEERWVKEVVKKHSQFIGYPITLHEELNKTKPIWTRNPDDITQEEYGEFYKSLTGGTTWLSRH; encoded by the exons GCGCTGGATAAGATCCGCTACGAGAGCCTGACCGACCCCTCAAAGCTCGACAGCGGTGAGGACCTCGCGATCGACCTagtccccagcccctgggagTGCACGCTCACCCTGGCGGACACGGGCATCGGGATGATAGAAGCTGATCTCATCAACAGCCTGGGCATCATCACCAAATCCGGCACCAAGGCCTTCGTGGAAGCCCTGCAG GCTGGTGCAGACATGTCCATGGCTGGGCAGTTTGGTGTGGGTTTCTACTCTGCCTA CGAGGAGGTGGTTGTCATTACCAAGCACGACAATGATGAGCAG GACAACGCTTGGGAGTCATCAGCTGGGGGCTCCTTCACTGTCCGGTCTGACCACG GTGAGCCCATCGGATGAGGCACCAAAGTGAACTTGTATCTGAAGGAGGACCAGGCAGAGTACTTGGAGGAGAGGTGGGTCAAAGAGGTGGTGAAGAAGCACTCCCAGTTCATCGGCTACCCCATCACGCTTCAT GAGGAGCTGAACAAGACCAAGCCTATTTGGACCCGCAACCCTGACGACATCACCCAGGAAGAGTACGGCGAGTTCTACAAAAGCCTCACTGGGGGGACCACCTGGCTGTCAAG GCACTGA
- the NFKBIE gene encoding NF-kappa-B inhibitor epsilon, producing MARAAGGGCRKEAAGWEGDEGQCDSGIESLRSLPGGRDAPAGVEPPVPAEEPPEEKRPADEPPAEERLDSSYGSGALPEALPRLPPACGTEEPPPAAKGLSRRQLEALNFVSEDGDTLVHLAIIHCAPDVALFCIAHLPREMLETQNDFFQTPLHLAVYLEQPVVVEALMRKGVNPGLQDRNGNTPLHLACEQQYLYCAQQLLQGTAEPPEHHQDLQLQNWQGLACLHISTLKGNIEMMSLLLQSGANIDVQEGTSGKTPLHLAVECCNRRAVQFLLLNGAYVDAQMYNGCTPLHLAVCHRDAAIASILSHSGADTLLRNMENETAQDLADGNDDLLALLPFDDLKISGKPVVCSE from the exons ATGGCgagggcggcgggcggcgggtgCCGCAAGGAGGCTGCGGGCTGGGAGGGCGACGAGGGGCAGTGCGACTCCGGCATCGAGTCCCTGCGCTCGCTGCCCGGCGGCCGGGACGCCCCGGCCGGCGTCGAGCCCCCGGTGCCCGCCGAGGAGCCCCCCGAGGAGAAGCGCCCCGCCGACGAGCCCCCCGCCGAGGAGCGCCTGGACTCCAGCTACGGCTCCGGAGCCCTCCCCGAGGCGCTGCCCCGGCTGCCGCCAGCCTGCGGGACCGAGGAGCCGCCGCCGGCAGCCAAGGGgctgagcaggaggcagctggaggcGCTCAACTTCGTCTCGGAGGATGGCGACAC GTTGGTTCACCTGGCCATTATCCACTGCGCCCCCGATGTGGCTCTCTTCTGCATTGCTCACCTGCCCAGGGAGATGCTGGAGACCCAGAATGACTTTTTCCAG ACCCCGCTGCACCTGGCCGTGTACCTGGAGCAGCCCGTTGTGGTCGAGGCGCTGATGCGCAAGGGAGTCAACCCGGGGCTGCAGGACCGCAACGGCAACACCCCGCTGCACCTGGCCTGCGAGCAGCAGTACCTCTACTgcgcccagcagctgctgcagggcacggcCGAGCCCCCCGAGCACCAccaggacctgcagctgcagaactgGCAAG GCTTGGCCTGTCTGCACATCAGCACCTTGAAGGGGAACATCGAGATgatgtccctgctgctgcagagcggCGCCAACATCGACGTTCAG GAGGGCACGAGCGGCAAGACCCCGCTGCACCTGGCGGTGGAGTGCTGCAACCGCAGAGCCGTGCAGTTCCTGCTGCTCAACGGGGCCTACGTGGACGCCCAGATGTACAACGGCTGCACCCCGCTGCACCTGGCCGTGTGCCACAGGGACGCCGCCATCGCCTCCATCCTCTCGCACTCCGGGGCTGACACCCTGCTGAGGAACATGGAGAACGAGACGGCCCAGGACCTGGCTGACGGCAACGACGAC ctccttgccTTGCTGCCCTTCGACGACCTGAAGATCTCGGGGAAGCCCGTGGTGTGCTCTGAGTGA
- the SLC35B2 gene encoding adenosine 3'-phospho 5'-phosphosulfate transporter 1, producing the protein MAAAGSGPRAGGRERGRAAAGRRGLSCPTSLGWDLGAGCVLVVAHRPPPRAHRFCVPLVLAALPAMAAGEEFPPALQDAWGDFWLFRFFVNAAGYASIVVPGFLLIQYFKRKNYLETGRGICFPVIKSCVFGSEVKSAHPDDGSLPPRAEPTESSTARQILKLLFCAAGLQASYLTWGVLQERVMTRTYGATETDPGEKFKDSQFLVFMNRILAFTVAGLYCALTKQPRHGAPMYKYSFASLSNILSSWCQYEALKYISFPTQVLAKASKVIPVMMMGKLVSRKSYEYWEYLTAALISVGVSMFLLSSAPHRHASTVTTFSGVVLLAGYIVFDSFTSNWQDALFTYKMSPVQMMFGVNVFSCLFTVGSLLEQGALLESLRFMARHSEFAAHAVLLSVCSACGQLFIFYTINQFGAAVFTIIMTLRQAFAILLSCLIYGHTVTVVGGLGVAVVFLALFLRVYARSRMKKRSKKLPPGDTPAQKV; encoded by the exons ATGGCCGCCGCCGGGAGCGGGCCGAGGGCAGgcggccgggagcggggccgggccgcagCGGGCCGCAG GGGCCTTTCCTGCCCGACATCTCTGGGGTGGGATCTGGGTGCTGGCTGCGTGCTGGTAGTAGCCCACCGCCCGCCTCCCCGTGCCCACAGATTTTGTGTTCCCCTCGTGCTGGCTGCGCTCCCCGCCatggctgctggggaggagttcccccctgccctgcaggatgCCTGGGGGGACTTCTGGCTCTTCCGTTTCTTCGTCAACGCTGCTGGCTACGCGAGTATCGTGGTGCCAGGGTTCCTCCTCATCCAGTACTTCAAGAGAAAGAACTACCTGGAGACAG GCCGAGGCATTTGCTTCCCTGTCATCAAGTCGTGCGTGTTCGGCTCTGAGGTGAAGTCCGCACACCCGGACGATGGCTCCCTGCCGCCCCGAGCAGAGCCCACGGAGTCCTCCACAGCCCGACAGATCCTGAAGCtgctcttctgtgctgctgggctgcag GCCTCCTACCTGACGTGGGGCGTCCTCCAGGAGCGCGTGATGACGAGGACGTACGGCGCCACCGAGACGGACCCCGGTGAGAAGTTCAAGGACTCCCAGTTCCTCGTCTTCATGAACCGCATCCTGGCCTTCACGGTGGCCGGGCTGTACTGCGCCCTGACCAAGCAGCCGCGCCACGGGGCGCCCATGTACAAGTACTCCTTCGCCTCCCTCTCCAACATCCTCAGCAGCTGGTGCCAGTACGAGGCGCTCAAGTACATCAGCTTCCCCACCCAGGTGCTGGCCAAGGCCTCCAAGGTGATCCCAGTGATGATGATGGGCAAACTGGTGTCCCGCAAGAGTTACGAGTACTGGGAGTACCTGACGGCCGCCCTCATCTCCGTGGGGGTCAGCATGTTCCTGCTGTCCAGCGCTCCCCACCGGCACGCCTCCACCGTCACCACGTTCTCGGGCGTGGTCCTCCTGGCCGGCTACATCGTCTTCGACAGCTTCACCTCCAACTGGCAGGACGCCCTCTTCACCTACAAGATGTCCCCCGTGCAGATGATGTTCGGCGTCAACGTCTTCTCCTGCCTCTTCACGGTGGGCtcgctgctggagcagggcgcCCTGCTGGAGTCGCTGCGCTTCATGGCCCGCCACTCGGAGTTCGCGGCCCACGCCGTGCTGCTCTCGGTGTGCTCGGCCTGCGGCCAGCTCTTCATCTTCTACACCATCAACCAGTTCGGCGCCGCCGTCTTCACCATCATCATGACGCTCCGCCAGGCCTTCGCcatcctcctctcctgcctcatCTACGGCCACACCGTCACCGTGGTGGGCGGGCTGGGCGTCGCCGTCGTCTTCCTGGCCCTCTTCCTCCGCGTCTACGCCCGCAGCCGCATGAAGAAGCGCAGCAAGAAGCTGCCGCCCGGCGACACCCCCGCGCAGAAGGTTTAG